ttaaaattaaatttaataaattttaattataaaaatattaaaatagtaaaataatttttttaaattatatttttaattatattaaaaaaaaaaacaattttaacTCTCTAACCTCAAGTGACAAACCATGCACTTAAACTTAagcttaataaaattaatttgaattgaGCTTTATCTTATCTTCAATCTTATTCAGTCAAACGCTAAAAAAGAGACGTTTTCCAATCGATACAATATCAGAATGCAATGTTGAAGCCGTGTCAACGCTAGCTGATGATGTCTGCAGGGAAACAACTTTATGGCCTGAAATGAAATGATCGCGTTATCATAGCCCAATCAATTAATTTGTATGAACTTCCAAGTCATCATGACTCGACATAACAAATTCTCAAATATTTACGATCTGGGTTAATTCTTGACTTCATCTTCAGAGAATTCTTGGGTCACTGATTATAAAATCTTTTCACAAATACTAGTAGGCAGTTTGGCTTGCGATGTATGGAGTCCCTACAAGCATTTATTGCCTTTCTTTGGGGTGCCTTTACTACTTTCTTTGGCGAAATTATTTAGTGTTGAGTGGCATGCCATTTCTTGACAAGTAGACCTCAGCAAATTAACCACTTCCAATCCACCTTCCATATATGTTTTTCTTCTTTCAAGATTTCTCTATTTTCTATTGGAAAGAATGAAAGAAAAGGAAACGAAATGAAAGATCTGCCAGTACATTGCCATGCCAAGAAATACCTAGAGAGATTTTcctataaaatacataaaattagtTAATTGAAATTCTGCTTAATCAAGTGTTTAAAAAATTTCGGAGTCATGCGAAGGGATGCATGTAAATCAATCCCttctaaaaaaaaaggaaatgaaaGAGAATTACAGCCCCCTGTAATCTATACACTTCTGTATACGTCTAACTCACCAGAAAACaagaaaaagaagtaaaaaattatgaaaattgtagcgACAAAAACAGATACTGTCTTTTCAAGAATATGAGGCTTAATGGCCAACACCAGGGCTTGGAACAGACTTTAGAATCCGATCGATGCTAACGAGATGCCTCTGGAAAAGCTGCTCATTATCTAGTGTGGCATGACCCTTCTTGCTAGGAGAAGAAGATGGAACTGTGCCCCTAGGAAGGGCACTGAGAACCAACCTTGCAAACAAAGAAGGGACGGTACTCTCCTTTTCGTTGTCTTTCCCTGTATTAGTCATAAAAATCTTCCTTCCCTCTATATTTGACATAAATGCAGCAAATACCAGTAATAAAATGAGAGCCAGAGCAGTGGAACGAGCCATAGATGCAGCAGAAAGgttaaaaagagagaaaatggtttCTGGGTTTCGTTGTTGAAGTCTGGCTGAATCAGAGAAAGTAGTGTGGACGAAGGAGATGACTTTATTATAGTGTATTTTTGTAATGTTTCTTTTGGAGGGTAGGCGTGGTTTTATACACAAGCAAATGGAAGCGGATAGAGAGAGGTTCATGCACAGCCGCTTGACggctagagagagagagagagagagagagagagcttggggATGAAGTTAGGCAAGGGCCAAGTCAAAGATTTGAAAAGAGAAAGAGTCACGTTTGTGAGTGTTGTGTTTTTTGTGGGTTTTTGTAATTTGCAAGAAATTAAGAGTAGAAACGCCGCGTGGAGGTTAAAGCATTGGGTAGGTGAGAGTCAGTGAAGTCGCCGGCCACCGTCTTCTTGGTAAATCACATGCACCGTCGAAGATACCATTTACTTAATTAGAGAGGTCCTCTTGCCTGGACCATCAACTTTACATTTAGGCTGGCCAGCTACTCATTTATCACTCGGCTGCCTTGGCAAGAATCCTTcacataaaattttaattctCCATTCCAAGGCTGtataaaaattaatcaaattaaataaattaaattaatcaaattgcaGCATTGAGTATAATTCATTCCTCCATTGTCCTTTTACATTGTCCGTACGATGTCATTTCAGGACTAGCAATAGTAGACAAAAGTTAGgcaaaaattggtaaatgataggtatattaattatatattattggtttcaacaaaaaatatttcaaaattttatatcttgtaatttttttttttgggagagcaaatttaattaaattttatataaatttatagatAAATTATATGAATTTTATTTATAACAAGCACCAATCTTAAAACCCATCAATTCTTAATTGGGTAGGGTTTCCATTTTAAAGTGTTGGTCTAAAATACTATAGCATTTTGGAATTTGTCACCATCTATATGGAACTGACCCAACAACAAATCTATGACTGTGCCGAGCACcagtctttcttttttttttcttcatttttaagccAAAGTTggcaaataataaataataatatactaaaatattttcACAAGCGATCAAAATACATATTATCTCTTAATGTTATATTATCCCATTAATTTAAAGAgatatacaattttttttaatctgtataaaatttaaaatgattttataaaattaaaagtaattttgttaatttgtataattattttataaaataacttgttaaataaatatgattaatttaaattttggtttaaaaattaaaataataaaaaattaatcctttaattttgacaaaattaaccaaaatttcaaaatgcattaaatttattcaaatttttaaaaatttgttgtaattttatctattttttgttGACATATTTTTCACTTCATTCTATAACTCCTTCTAAACTTCATTTTGATATCTCTCTATGGTGCACCAAAATTCATATTTATTTGATTCAAATGGATAGTTTTAATCATGCACTCTCTCTTTTTACTATTGTCAAATCCCGTCATTATTCGGTGCTTAATggttatcaaaataaaattatgaaaGAGTTAATGAATGTGGTAATATTAGATTTTCAATGATAACTACAAACAAATCGAAAAATGAAGTTCAAAATTTGCTTGATGaaaattggataaaattttaaCAACTTTGGGAATTTTAGCTATTTTTGCCAAGATTTAAACATTTAGATTGAATTTCCAAAACacgattttatttttttaattttactaaaattttttatattaattttaaaaataatttatttaaatcaatttattattaaaaataatccgATTTAAATGcacccaaaaaagaaaaaaaaatcaaatgataGGCAAACCCATCCAATTTATATATTTCGATTGCGACCTCCAAATTTAATATGTGGTGATCAATCTAGATTAGGGATTGTAACAGGTAATGTATTCGTGAAAATTATGCTACGTAAATTCAAATTCGATtagtattattaaaatatgaacttattatatatttgattaaaatttatttttaactactCGAATCCATCCTAAacctgattattattattatctaaaaaaaaTTCGAACTCATGTAATTTTAtagattttaattaataatccacctgataaattattttgattaataatgtTGATGAGTaatttatattttagaaatctaaaaattccataaaatatttaaattccattttatataaaacaaaaaatataaaaatttataaatattattataaaaaatatatatatattttatatttaattaagtatttatatactgAATTTGGGTAATCGATACTCAATATGTAAAACCTGAACCTGATCTGAATCTATTACGGATACTATTTTTAAAATTCGAATCCATCCCAAACTCGATTATATACTATTCAAACCCTTACTATTAAAGTTCGTTTAGATCGAGTACCAGAAAAAATCTAACCCAGTTGCCATCCCTAACCTAGCTAGCTATATATAATAAAACTGAACAAGTTGCAATGAAATCTAGTAAAATTTTTTCCATTTTAAAAAAAAAGCTAGTAaagaaattttcataattttattattatttatagaaATACCCAATTTGGCAATTTCAAAGGCGTCATATGAATGTTCCCATTTTTTTCTCGACCATTTCGCAATTTGTCTAGACGTTACTGTTCTCTGCATGCACTGCTTACTCACAGAGCCTCCTTCACAATTCACTCAATTTTCTATCCTTTGCAAGTTCTGGAAACAAGTAATTTTGGCTGGGTCCAGCAGTTGCAGACAGGGGAGAGCATTCGATTGGTTTggtttcgaaccgaaccgaatataaaaaattcaaaaattgaatcaCTTAAAAATGTAAACTGAACCTAACCGATCACCTAAGGATAATGAAATCGAACCAAATTGAAAAATTACGGTTCAGTTCGATTTCGATCCGTTAAACtgctaatattatatttttttattttttgggcTGAACTTATGTATCTTGGGTCTTGAAATTTATACATCTTGAATTGAACTGAAAAATTAGTTGAGCCCTTTATTAtttagtttaattgatttaatcaattttaactaataaaaaattaaatcaaactgaaaattaaatatattaaaaatttcaaaccaAACTAAACTGATAAAactaaaaaatcaaatcaattaaattaaaataattcgaTTAAATTTGATTTTCCGATTTACACAAAAAACTACACATCCCCTAGTTGCGGAGCTCCTCGCTCCCTCCTCCTTTCAACTAATATTTTATGTTTCCCCATGCTCTGAATGCTTATTATAATACTGCATTTGCCTTATTAAATTAAGAAAAGATAAAGGGATATGTACGTACATGGcgtaacacacacacacatatatacacacacacgctTCATTTTTATCAAGAAAAGATTCATTCTCTAGCATGCTTTCCAATACAAAACAAAGTTTAATTTTGCttcattattgagaatttaaaagTCTTAgctgtaaaaaataattttttacattttaattttcttaaaaattatttttatttttataaaaaaaatattcacttataaataatataaaacaattttctaattttaaaaaataaaaaaattcatattttttataattacaaaaaaattattgtaaaaacatatttaaaaatttattttattttaaaatatattatttatttatttatttattttataataatatgattaatttttttattattataaataaatattattttaaataattattaatttaaaaattaaaaaattttaacataATTTTTGTTATGAAAATGTcatatttttatttgaaaaatagaatatttatttataaaagaaAACGGCAGGAAACAATTTAAAattgttttttaaattttaaattttaaaaaacta
The sequence above is a segment of the Hevea brasiliensis isolate MT/VB/25A 57/8 chromosome 11, ASM3005281v1, whole genome shotgun sequence genome. Coding sequences within it:
- the LOC131170453 gene encoding precursor of CEP14-like, with translation MARSTALALILLLVFAAFMSNIEGRKIFMTNTGKDNEKESTVPSLFARLVLSALPRGTVPSSSPSKKGHATLDNEQLFQRHLVSIDRILKSVPSPGVGH